Genomic DNA from Euzebyales bacterium:
GCCGACCACGGCCAGGTGACCACCAACGTCGCCGAGCGCGTCGACCTGCGCCCTCTGGACGGGATGGTCAGCGCGATGGGTGGCAGCACCCGCCTGCGCTACCTGCACGCCCGGCCGGGCGCGTCCGCGGACCTGCTGGCGGCCGCGACCGAGCTCGCAGGCGCCCACGCCTGGGTCCACGATCGGGACAGCCTCATCGCCACCGGCTGGATGGGACCGACGATGCATCCCGTCGTCGCGGGACGTCTCGGCGACGTCGTCCTGGCGGCACGCGGTGCCGCGACCATCGTCGACCCAGCGGACAGGCGCCAGGCGGAGCTGGTCACGATGCACGGCAGCGTGAGCGCCGAGGAGGTGCTGGTGCCGTTGCTCGCGGTCCGCGGCGGCTGACGGGTGCCGAACGAACGGGTCAGTCCTCCGGTCCGGCCGACATTCGGCCCCGTCCGCATCCGGGCTCGCCTCCTTGCGGCTCGCACGACCGGTCCCGGGGGGACAGACCCTACGGGGCGAGGCGCTCCACGATCCAGGTACCGCCGTCGCGGCGGTACCGCAGCCGCTCGTGGAGCCGGTCGGGGCGTCCCTGCCACAGCTCCACGGCATCGGGCCGGAGGCGGAAGCCACCCCAGTGGTCGGGCCGCGGCACGTCACCGTCGGGGTGACGCGCACGCAGCGCCGCGACACGTCGCGTGAGCTCCTCGGCGTCGTCGATGACGCTGCTCTGCGGGCTGGCCGCCGCGCTCAGCCGGCTGCCGGGTGGTCGCGAGGCCCAGTACGCATCGCTCTCGGCGGCTGTGACGCGGGCGCACGTGCCTGTGACGCGGATCTGGCGTGACAGGTCGAGCCAGCACAGCAC
This window encodes:
- the pdxH gene encoding pyridoxamine 5'-phosphate oxidase, which encodes MDVPADSAVRHLRREYRNPPLDEADLSEDPLLQIGRWVDAAVDAGVTEPNAMTVATVGADGAPSARVVLLRGLDDGLVFYTSYRSRKGRELAADPRAAAVLCWLDLSRQIRVTGTCARVTAAESDAYWASRPPGSRLSAAASPQSSVIDDAEELTRRVAALRARHPDGDVPRPDHWGGFRLRPDAVELWQGRPDRLHERLRYRRDGGTWIVERLAP